A stretch of the Mesorhizobium sp. Pch-S genome encodes the following:
- a CDS encoding proton-conducting membrane transporter, with translation MTFFYVILAFIVGLLLGWFLWGRLRDELAQVRGDLDSIRNERDRLKSDAKRLTGDLESCASARTDLERQLREAKSASSSPAPLLASSATVSSATSKPAQAKAAPAAKAAATPSAKAAPAKAAAIKSAPVKAPTAKAAPAKAPAAKPATAKAPAAKATPAKAPAAKPATAKAPAAKAAPAKAPAAKPATAKAPVAKAAPAKAPAAKPAVAKAPAAKAAPAKAAAAKPSPAKAAPAKAAPTKATAAKPATAKAPAAKAAPAKAPAAKPAKSSAGDDLRRLIGIGPVNQRRLKEHGITTYAQIAGWTAADIQRVEEYLQFDGRIERERWVQQAKLLAAGDEKEFARQFPTAGSSDNT, from the coding sequence ATGACTTTTTTCTACGTGATTTTGGCCTTTATCGTCGGCTTGTTGCTCGGCTGGTTTTTATGGGGACGCCTGCGTGATGAACTTGCACAGGTGCGTGGCGATCTCGACAGCATCCGCAACGAGCGCGACAGGCTGAAATCCGATGCGAAGCGCCTGACCGGCGACCTGGAAAGTTGCGCCAGCGCGCGCACCGATCTCGAGCGGCAATTGCGCGAGGCAAAATCCGCCTCGTCCTCGCCAGCTCCACTGCTGGCTTCATCGGCAACGGTTTCCTCAGCCACCAGCAAGCCCGCGCAAGCCAAGGCGGCACCTGCGGCGAAGGCAGCCGCGACACCCTCAGCCAAGGCAGCTCCAGCCAAAGCGGCTGCGATCAAGTCGGCCCCAGTGAAGGCGCCCACAGCCAAAGCGGCCCCAGCCAAGGCACCAGCGGCCAAGCCAGCGACGGCAAAGGCACCTGCAGCCAAGGCAACCCCTGCGAAGGCGCCAGCCGCCAAGCCGGCCACGGCAAAGGCACCTGCAGCCAAGGCGGCCCCAGCCAAGGCACCGGCCGCCAAGCCGGCGACGGCGAAGGCGCCTGTAGCCAAGGCGGCCCCAGCCAAGGCACCGGCCGCCAAGCCAGCCGTGGCGAAGGCGCCAGCAGCCAAGGCGGCTCCAGCCAAGGCGGCCGCGGCCAAGCCGTCACCGGCCAAGGCAGCTCCAGCCAAAGCGGCTCCGACCAAAGCAACTGCAGCCAAGCCGGCCACGGCAAAGGCGCCCGCAGCCAAGGCGGCCCCAGCCAAGGCACCGGCGGCCAAGCCAGCCAAGTCATCGGCTGGAGACGACCTGCGCCGCCTGATCGGCATCGGGCCCGTCAATCAGCGGCGGCTGAAAGAACACGGCATCACGACCTATGCCCAGATAGCGGGATGGACTGCTGCGGACATCCAGCGCGTGGAGGAATATCTCCAGTTCGACGGACGCATCGAACGCGAGCGCTGGGTACAGCAGGCCAAGCTGCTGGCTGCCGGCGATGAGAAGGAATTCGCGCGCCAGTTCCCCACGGCCGGAAGCTCCGACAACACGTGA
- a CDS encoding FadR/GntR family transcriptional regulator has translation MKLQAVSNRKLYLQIADQIRDQILSGEATPGQQLPSERDLAVSLGVSRPTVREALIALEVAGMLEVRVGVGAFLKVPANPAQALPEVGHSPIEVMAVRRLLEPEAAAQASQHISAEGRRRLKAAIVALRDETARGDWSNDSDRAFHMTIVENCGNRLLREMISQLWASRSEGIDQQFHRHLAEAPVLRSHILDDHEAICTAILAGEAEQARAAMAAHLTYVEEAMLRVWD, from the coding sequence TTGAAACTTCAGGCTGTCTCGAACAGGAAGCTCTATCTGCAGATCGCAGACCAGATCCGCGATCAGATCCTGTCCGGCGAGGCGACGCCCGGCCAGCAGCTGCCTTCCGAGCGTGATCTTGCGGTTTCGCTCGGCGTCTCGCGGCCGACGGTGCGCGAAGCATTGATCGCGCTGGAAGTGGCCGGCATGCTGGAGGTTCGGGTTGGCGTCGGCGCTTTCCTGAAAGTGCCGGCCAATCCGGCCCAGGCCCTGCCGGAGGTCGGACATTCACCGATCGAGGTCATGGCGGTGCGCCGGCTGCTGGAACCGGAAGCCGCAGCCCAAGCCTCGCAGCACATTTCGGCGGAAGGACGGCGGCGGCTGAAAGCGGCGATCGTGGCCTTGCGCGACGAGACGGCGCGCGGCGACTGGTCGAATGACAGCGACCGCGCCTTTCACATGACGATCGTGGAGAACTGCGGCAACCGATTGCTGCGCGAGATGATCTCGCAGCTGTGGGCATCACGATCGGAAGGGATCGACCAGCAGTTCCACCGGCACCTCGCCGAAGCACCGGTCCTGCGCAGCCATATCCTCGACGATCATGAAGCCATCTGCACGGCGATCCTTGCCGGCGAGGCCGAACAGGCCCGCGCCGCCATGGCCGCGCATCTGACCTATGTCGAGGAAGCCATGCTGCGCGTGTGGGATTGA